A window of the Equus asinus isolate D_3611 breed Donkey chromosome 20, EquAss-T2T_v2, whole genome shotgun sequence genome harbors these coding sequences:
- the YJU2B gene encoding probable splicing factor YJU2B, producing MGERKGVNKYYPPDFNPEKHGSLNRYHNSHPLRERARKLSQGILIIRFEMPYNIWCDGCKNHIGMGVRYNAEKKKVGNYYTTPIYRFRMKCHLCVNYIEMQTDPANCDYVIVSGAQRKEERWDMAENEQVLTTEHEKKQKLETDAMFRLEHGEADRGMLHKAVPTLSHLQEAQSAWKDDFALNSLLRRRFREKKRALQEAEERDQALQAKASLAIPLVPETEADRRLAALLKLHTLDSYEDKQRLKRTEISRRSWFPPAAAPGTGTSTSTSSGTGSSVLKKLAQSRRPAPAGTPITVGTLGIVRRRPQHAGGIPGLGGPRVPEGTTQDRPAHPQDCSQETVETPQTSGPGGQEGSGQHRTPSAPGPSQDTASPAPQDPRQPGGLSSSLVADYSDSESE from the exons ATG GGCGAGAGGAAGGGCGTCAACAAGTACTACCCTCCAGACTTCAACCCTGAGAAG CATGGCTCTCTCAACCGGTACCACAACAGCCACCCGCTTCGGGAGCGGGCGCGGAAGCTGTCCCAGGGCATCCTCATCATCAG GTTCGAGATGCCCTATAACATCTGGTGCGACGGCTGCAAGAACCACATCGGCATGG gtGTTCGCTACAACGCAGAAAAGAAGAAGGTCGGCAACTACTACACGACCCCCATCTACAG GTTCCGGATGAAATGCCACCTGTGTGTCAACTACATCGAGATGCAGACAGACCCCGCCAACTGCGACTACGTGATCGTGAGCGGCGCCCAGCGCAAGGAGGAGCGCTGGGACATGGCAGAGAACGAGCAGGTGCTGACGACAG AGCATGAGAAGAAGCAGAAGCTGGAGACGGATGCCATGTTCCGACTGGAGCACGGCGAGGCCGACCGCGGCATGCTCCACAAGGCCGTCCCCACACTGAGCCACCTCCAGGAGGCACAGAGTGCCTGGAAGGACGACTTTGCCCTCAACAGCCTGCTGCGCCGGCGGTTCCGG gaaaagaaacgagCCCTGCAGGAGGCGGAGGAGAGGGATCAGGCGCTGCAGGCCAAGGCCAGCCTGGCCATCCCGCTGGTGCCCGAGACCGAGGCCGACCGCAGGCTGGCCGCCCTGCTCAAGCTGCACACCCTGGACT CCTATGAGGACAAACAGAGACTCAAGCGGACGGAGATCAGCCGCCGCTCCTGGTTCCCCCCAGCCGCAGCGCCCGGCACCggcaccagcaccagcaccagcagTGGCACTGGCAGCAGCGTCCTGAAGAAGCTGGCCCAGAGCCGCAGACCTGCGCCCGCCGGCACACCTATCACCGTGGGCACCCTGGGCATCGTGCGGCGGCGCCCCCAGCATGCGGGTGGGATCCCCGGACTGGGGGGGCCAAGGGTGCCAGAGGGGACCACCCAGGACAGGCCTGCACACCCCCAAGACTGCTCTCAGGAGACCGTCGAGACCCCCCAGACCAGCGGGCCTGGTGGGCAGGAGGGGAGCGGTCAGCACAGGACCCCATCTGCGCCAGGCCCCTCCCAGGACacagcctcccctgccccccaggacCCGCGGCAGCCAGGCGGCCTCAGCTCCTCCCTGGTGGCCGACTACTCTGACTCAGAGAGCGAGTGA